The window GACGGATGTAGCCTTTTGTGTTAGTGGGAAGCACCCTCTACCTCCAATGCAAAAAATAGTGAGTCTCATCAGACAGAAGAAACTGTCCACTTCACAAAGGAGTCTTTAGTTAATAatgtatatttacataaaatccaataaaagtttaaaaaacgtGTTGCCATTTTGACACTAATAAgctgtttttctgaaaatgcttTGTAATTTAGTCTTATataattgctttaaaatatcATCAATTATTGTAACATTTTAGTAGAAAAACACATAGAAAGAGGATGAATGCTTCACTTTAAGAAGTTAAACCAAGCTGGTCTTCTTTCTTGTCACAGTCTAAGCGTGATGAATCGCATGCTGTGCACACACAACGTGCCTTGTGTCCTCGTTCAGCTGATTGTTTCCTGCCCCTGGAGCTGCCAGAGACAAGGTTATCACACATTCTGAGTCTTACACATTCTTAACTTaacagaattagaaaaaaaatatcagtttttttttctcaagcaGCACTTCTTGTGATCACTATCTTTCTgttaaacataaagaaaagtattttttttcccctttgagGGTTTTTGAGCATGCAAATTTAGTCATCTCTTTGTTTCCTGAAGATTACACGAAGCACTTTCTAGCTTTGTTTCACAAGGACATTACAAGATGACTAATTCCCCTTTTTTCAAGTCTTGTAAGAATATTATAGTTATGGAAGTATTTTttgccctgtgacagactggcaacctgccCAGGGTGTACCCCCTCTTTACTCAAcaatagctgggataggctccagcaacccaatgACCTTAAAAGAGATTCAGCCAGTTTAGATGGATGGTTCAATTGGCCTGCAAAGCCACACAAAGgactaaactttgttttaacataAGACTGGTCATGAAAAGATGTTAATTGAAGATAATATGGATCCCATGAACCTTTGctataaaacaaaattactttcattacattttataaTTCTCTCTACAAGAAGTTGGAAATTGGaaacataactaaaaaaaaacaaacatttgcacATGTGTATAAATCATCATAAATGTAGATGCTGCACTTTGATTAGCATTTTATCTAAAATCTGCTATCTTGCTATAGGGGAGGTCCAAAAGTACATTGATGGCAGCTGGCAGAAGATTCCAGTTGAAGACTATTTCAAGATGACCAAACTTGATGGTCAGGTTTGGATTTCTCTTTACAATCTGCTCCTTAATGAAGACTCCCTGAGAATGTACGACTTCAACAGCTTCAACAGGGATCAACTCTCTAAGGTATACAATCAATCAAATACAGACAACCACTTATCAACTGACAGTACTGCCTACTGCATACTATAGTATGTACCTTTTATAATTGATCCTTATCAATCAATTCTCTTGGCTTTTGTGAAGATATGATTGATTTTTAGGAAATGCTGCCAAATGACTGTCTTGTAATGTCACATCCGATTCACTTCCTTGTTAGACCACAgatttccagtttttgttttgacgAAGGGGCTTCCTCCTATTATAAGTTCACTTTCCTCTTCCTGTTGTATGTCAGACTATTTTTACAATCATATTTACTGCTTAAGAAGCAGTGATAGGACTCTCCCAATAACATTGCCTCTTCTGCTTGCTTCATTATTCTTGTTCCACAGCTTAGGACCTTCTTGACAGATGTACTGATAGACCAGATGCCAAGTTTGGTGGAACTTCAGCGTTTCTTGACTCAACTCGCTGTTATGGAGCCAGCCCCACCAAAGaaacagcttctcctggagCTGGTACAGTTGTGCACTAATGCTTCTCTAATGCTACATACACACTGGTCTGGACAACACGCcttcaagtggccacttccaatggAAGGTTTATGGAAATGTgcatgttttgggcttccacaGTCAAAACTCTCTAATTCATGCAACGCTTTGCaagtttttagtctgttttttgtctCTACCTACAAAATACAAGTTCAATGGTCGTGTGTTGATAattaaaccagttaaactttgaccaagtagggactcagatttggtaatAGGGTAGGGTCTTTCTCAATTCATGGAAGAGCCAACCGTTTGGAagttgatcatggaggagaaattaataatttaagtctttcatatattggaataagCCAGCAAAAGACTGATGAGGTCTgaactgctttgacatttctcatcaagcctctttcaactgtaggttGGAAGAGGGTATGAAACGAGGAAGTCACTCCTCCAACCTACTGTTGAAAGAGTGACGACTGCCAGTATccgctagtatcaggtagtgacagtccagtgtgaacacaacagGCTAAAAGTGCATTCAACAACACGCATTCAAGACGTTCTTGAATGCAACAcaagcctggtgtgaacgtagcattagtGTGTGTTAACCCTTGGATTCTTCGTGTGTAGATCCCAAAAATATGGACCCACATTGTTGAAACAAACTCTGGAAAGTGGAAGGGAATAGCTAAATATCAGGCCAAGGAAACATTCAACCCTTCAGAAAGTGACTTGACCCAACTGGCAAAGAGGTAAAAACACCAGCTTGAGACACTTGCAAAGGTAGATCGGAACGTaacaaagacattttgtttCCTCTAGGTTGGGTCAAATCTATAACTGGGACGTAATGGAGAATTTTCATCAGGAAAAGCCCAAGTGTGGATCATGTGGGAGAGAGGCTTCAAAGCGATGCTCTCGATGTCAGGCAGAGTGGTACTGCCACAGGTAAGGCATGCTTTATTCTTCTTCACTGATGCACACCTGAACTAAAATCCAACAATCAGACAATAGATGATGGATGAACCCCGAGGTCACAGGATCCCATTGGTTTGGATTGGGTTCATGAAGAGTTCTTCAGATCTGCTGTTGACATTGAgtcattttacatgtttaacaaaccacctagtggttacttgGTGGTCTGAACTGGCTCCAGTTACTTTGGTTTTCAAAtccatgtactcacagttggaagaagcttgcTGCAAAATGTCGAAGCAGTCCAAATCTCATGAATCATGCTTCAAGCTTTTTCTCTCACAGCACTACTGCAATACATGAAAGACTAGGTGTTGTAAATCTATCCAGGAACAaattgcaattattaatttctcctccatgatcaactTTCCAACAGTTGGTACTTCCGTGTTTTGAAAGGGACACTAACTCTATGTCACTACCGAGTCccagtccctgattggtaaaAGTTCAACAGATTTAACTTTTGTCGTTTGCTTAGTTGTTGCACGTTTTGTATCTAAAGTCcaaaaatttagtttaagtCTTGCGTGAACGTGGGAGTTTTGATTGCGAAAGCCCGAAACACAAAGTgagtttacatttacattacaaagttttgtgtttatatttttgttcaatacATAAAATCACCTCTGTTTAAAActctaaacataaatgacaaactaTCTTCAAAGCAAtagcttttttcctttaaggCCAAAGAGCCAgaatggagggataaaagaggcCTGGAGGCTCAGGTTGCATATACCCCTGGGGCCCTGAGCTATCCAAAGCACGGTAACGTTGGgactggggtcatctggaacccacaagacagccCAGTGAAcgttttttccaatgattttttatgttttctctggtatccatggcagacatgaaattgCATCCACCTttttcatgggagggataacacgtCAAAGTAATGGTGGGTCATATGGACCCCCAAGATAGTACAAGGGCTAGGGAATGATTGGAAGCATGCTACTTTTGCTCTATTGAGGTAGAGATTTAACtcgtttgcttgtttgtttccACAGAAGATGTCAAGTTCAGCACTGGCCAAAGCATAAGAAAGCCTGCCAGCTCATGGAAAGTTCTACAACATCCTAGAGGAGCAGCAATAGTTTAAACTTGTTGAGAGTGAGGTGTAATATTCTGATATATCTAGTATCTTCTGTATATTCTACCAAAATATCaaagatgacattttaaaagattattttcgGTCATTTGAAATATtctgtactttttaaagtttgactttgTTGGACAGAAAAAATggtcaataaacaaaaaaacatgttttaacctTGTGGCTCAGTACAGCATGCATTGTTCCCTTTGCTTTGCAGATTGAGTTGCTCGTCTGTATAGCTGGGGGCCTGTGGTTATTCTCCTCCATGTGTTCATAGTTGTGGTCAGACTTTAGCCTCTTTACGTTCTTTTTAACAGCCAGCAAAGGCAGGAAACGCTtctcaaacatgttttaacCACGTGGAAGAAAGATCTGCAGCATCTCTGTAGCAAACGGGGGACTTTCAGCGCTCACAAACAA is drawn from Oryzias melastigma strain HK-1 linkage group LG5, ASM292280v2, whole genome shotgun sequence and contains these coding sequences:
- the zmynd10 gene encoding zinc finger MYND domain-containing protein 10; the protein is METSGILSVEAEAFVKSLETFSIKEVGSLRWFTQHEYIQKLNMQAVLDASVMHDETVKELLVSFGKIPVLIHELILIEVWKHKVFPILCQLQDFNPKNSFQLYMVIYHESTIINLLQTVLFHKDSCEAAEDALLDLVDYCHRKLTLLASKQTRDNSTSSKPQENVSSTEELKELSASLEFGISLAAVSVLCHITGHNNNLSVMNRMLCTHNVPCVLVQLIVSCPWSCQRQGEVQKYIDGSWQKIPVEDYFKMTKLDGQVWISLYNLLLNEDSLRMYDFNSFNRDQLSKLRTFLTDVLIDQMPSLVELQRFLTQLAVMEPAPPKKQLLLELIPKIWTHIVETNSGKWKGIAKYQAKETFNPSESDLTQLAKRLGQIYNWDVMENFHQEKPKCGSCGREASKRCSRCQAEWYCHRRCQVQHWPKHKKACQLMESSTTS